The DNA window AGCATCCTGGACACGGCGCTGCGCCAGGCTGGTGCCGCGTGAACATCGTGCAGCAACCCGCCGCAGCCACCACCGCGCAGTCCCGGGCGCCGGACTGGAATCGCATCCGCCTGGATTTCCCGCTGCTCACCCGCGCAGTCAACGACAAGCCACTGATCTACTTCGACAACGCGAACACCTCGCAGAAGCCGGTCGAGGTGATCGCGGCGGTCGATGGCTTCTACCGCCGCCAGAACGCCAATGTCAGCCGCGCCGTGCACGCACTGGGCACCGAGGCCACCGACGCCTACGAGGGCGCACGCAAGACGCTGGCGCGTTTCATGAGCGTGCGCGCCGACGAGCTGGTGCTGTGCAGCGGGACCACGTTCGCCATCAACCTGGTAGCCTATTCCTGGGCGCTGCCGAACCTGAAGGAAGGCGACGTCATCCTGGTCTCGCGCATGGAGCACCATGCCAACATCGTGCCGTGGCAGCTCATCGCCCAGCGTACGGGCGCCAGGCTGGAGGTGGCGGAGATCCTGCCCGATGGCAGCCTGGACCTGGACGCGCTGTACAAGGCCATGACCCCGCAAGTGAAGCTGCTGGCGGTGGCCCACGTCTCCAACGTCCTGGGCACAGTCAACCCGGTGCGCGAGATCTGCAGGGCCGCGCGCAAGGCCGGCATCGTCACCGTCGTCGACGGCTCGCAGGCCGCCCCGCACATGGCGCTGGACGTGGCCGCGATCGGCTGCGACTTCTATGCGATGACCGGGCACAAGGTCTGCGGCCCCACCGGCACCGGCGCGCTGTGGGCGCGGCGCGAGCTGCTCGATGCGATGCCGCCGTTCATCGGCGGCGGCGAGATGATCAAGGAGGTCAGCTTCGAGCGCACCACCTTCAACGAGGTGCCACACAAGTTCGAGGCCGGCACGCCCAACATCGCCGGCTTCGTCGGCCTGGGCGCGGCACTGGACTACCTGGGCGCCATCGGCATGGACGCGATCCGCGCGCGCGAGGCCGAGTTGCTCGCCCACCTCACCGAAGAACTGCAGCGCATCGACGGCCTGCGCATCTTCGGCACCGCGCCGGACAAGGCCGCGGTGGTGTCCTTCCTGATCGATGGCGCCCACGCGCACGACCTGGCCACCCTGCTCGACCTGGATGGCGTGGCCGTGCGCTCGGGCCAGCACTGCGCGCATCCGCTGCTGCAGTATTTCGGCGTAGCCGCCACGCTGCGCGCCTCGCTGGCCTTCTACAACACCCACGAGGAGATCGAGGGCTTCGTGGCCGCACTGAAGAAGGCACGCACGCTGCTGGGCTGAGCGCAGGCGCCGTTTGCGCCTGTCGAGGAAGGCTCTCGTAGAGCGGAGCTTGCTCCGCTGGAGCTTTCTTCCTGACTTGGTCGGTGAGAAGCGGAGCTAGCTCCGCTCTACAGGCTGGGGACTTTCCTGTGACCCGGTCGGAGAGCAGCGGAGCAAGCTCCGCTCTACGGATCCGCCTGGCCTCAGGGCGTCATCGATGCGGCTGTTCGCCAGCCGGCGTTTTACAATGCGCCCATGCACACCCTGACCTTCCGCGACGCCACCGTCGCCGATATCGACGCCATCACCGCGCTGGTGACCTCCGCCTATCGTGGCGAGGCGAGTCGCGTCGGCTGGACCACCGAGGCCGACCTGCTCGACGGCAACCGCATCGACCGCGAGGTGCTGGCCCACGACCTCACCCGCCCCGACAGCCGCGTGCTGCTCGCCCATCGCGACGGCGCGCTGGTCGCCTGCGTGCATGTCGCGCGCGAGGACGGGGCCGGCTATTTCGGCATGTTCTCGGTGCGACCGGAGCTGCAGGGCGCGGGCATCGGCAAGGACGTGATGATCGAGGCCGAGCGCGTGGCGCGCGAGGAGTTCGGCGTGGACCGCATGCGCATGACCGTGATCGACGTGCGCGAGAGCCTGATCGCCTTCTACGAGCGCCGAGGCTACGTGCGCACCGGCACCTTCAAGCCCTTTCCCTACGGCGATGCGCGCTTCGGCACGCCGCTGCGCGATGACTTGCGCTTCGAAGTCCTGGAAAAATCTCTTGCCTAGGAGCGGCCTGTGAGCGAGACCTGGACTTTCGTTTGTTCCACCGAAGAGCTGCTGCCCGGGGAGATGCGCAGCACCTTCGACGAGGTGACCGGCACGCCGATCGTGGTGTTCAACCTGGACGGTGACCTCTATGCGCTGGAGGACCGCTGCAGCCATGCCGAGTTCGAACTGAGCGCGGCGGGCACCTTCGATGCGGAGGCCGGCAGTGTGGAATGTGTGCTGCATGGCGCACGCTTCGACATCCGTGACGGCGCCCCGCTGTGCGCGCCGGCCTATGCGCCGGTGCCCAAGTTCCCGGTCAAGGTGGAACACGACGGCGTCTGGTCGCGCGACGACCGCGACTAAACCAGGCCCAACAAGACTGGATCCGCCAACGCCTCGGAAACGGTGTCTGGCGGCGCCGTCGGAGCGACGCATGCGCGCCTTCGACCGGGCGCCTGCCAAGGCAGGCCAGCGCGATGCGTGACATCTTGTTAACGCTAATCATTCTCATTACAATTCGATCCGGCAGCGGCGGCCACCTGCCTGCGCCCCGGTCCACGGGAGTCCGCAGGCCACGGCCCGCCCGCCACTCGTGCCATCACGCCACCGGGCAGTGCCCGGCTTGCGACGGCGCGCCGCACTCCCGTCAGCCATCGCCAATGGGGGAAATTCGATAGAGCCATTGGACGACCACCACCCATGTCGCAGATCCGTTCCCGCAAGCACGCGCCTGACGCGCGTCCGCTTGCCGCCGCTACCCTCTTCACCAGCCTGGCCTTGTGCCTGCCGGCCGCCGCCGCCGAAGCCCCGTTGCCGGCCGAGGCCGCACGGGATACGCAGACCCAGCGCGCTGACGCCACCACGCTGCGCGAAGTGCAGGTCACCGCGTCCAAGGTGAAGGACTACGCGGCCCGCAACGTATCCTCGCCCAAGTTCACCCAGCCGATCCTGGACACGCCCCAGACGCTGCAGGTGATCACCAACGATCTGTTCACCGAGCAGGGCGCGACCACGCTCACCGAGGCCCTGCGCAATTCGCCCGGCGTGGGCACCTTTTACGCCGGCGAGAACGGCAGCACCACGACCGGCGATGCGATCTACATGCGCGGGTTCGACACCTCCAACAGCATTTTCGTGGACGGCATCCGCGACCTCGGCTCGATCTCGCGCGACGTGTTCAACACCGAGCAGATCGAGGTCGAGAAAGGTCCGGCCGGCACCGATACCGGTCGCTCGGCGCCGACTGGTTCGATCAATCTGGTCACCAAGGAGGCCTTCCTGCGCAACGCGGCCGCCGGCACGGTCACCGGCGGCATCGACGGACAGCGCCGCGTGACCGGCGACACCAACCTGGTCCTCGACGATGCATCCGGCACCGCGCTGCGGCTCAACGGCCTGTGGCAGGACAGCGACGTCCCCGGCCGCGACAAGGTGGTCAACAAGCGCTGGGGCTTCGCGCCCTCGCTGGTGACCGGCCTGGGCAGCGACACCCGCATGATCCTCAATCTGCTCTACGTCAAGCAGGACAACATTCCCGACGGCGGCGTGCCGACCATCGGCCTGCCCGGCTGGGAGCCGCAGGCGGGGCTGGAGCAGCTCGCCGGTCATCCGGTGGATCCGGAGAACTTCTATGGGACCCGCGCCGACCACGACGATGTGACCGCGCAGATGGCCACCTTCCGCTTCGAGCATGACTTCTCCGACACGCTCAAGCTGACCAACACCGCACGCTGGGGCAAGACCCGGCAGGATTACCTGCTGACCGCGTTCATGACCACCGGTGGGGCCACCGGCAACGTGCAGTACGGCGATGCCGACGACCTGTCCAGCTACACGGTCAACCGCAGCCTGCCCACCTTCAAGGACCAGAAGAACACCATCCTCACCGACCAGCTCAACCTGCGTGCGGACTTCACAACCGGCGCGGTCGTGCACAACCTCAGCACCGGGCTTGAATTCACCCGCGAGGAGCAGGATCAGCGTGGCCAGGCCGTCACCAACGGCAGCAGCTGGACGGCAGCCAACCTCTACGACCCGGACTGGAACACCACCGGCTTGACCTGGGAACACAACGGTGCCGACAGCCAGGGCAAGACCACGACCAGCTCGCTCTACGTGTTCGACACCTTGAAGTTCGGCGAGCGCTTCCTGCTCACCGCCGGCCTGCGTGCCGACCATTACCGGACCGAATTCGACAGCCTGGCGGTGTGCGGTGGCCGACGCGGCCCGGACTGTGGCGACGCGCCCACCGGCACGGTGGTCCCGTCCGCGGACGCCAAGGCCTCCGACACCCTGGTCAACTGGAAGCTGGGAGGCGTGTACAAGGTCGGCAACGTGGTCAGCCTGTATGCGAACTACGCGCTGTCCCAGCAGCCTCCAGGCGGCAGCTCGTTCCAGCTGAGCAGCTCGGCCAGCAGCGCTGACAACCCCAACCTGGACCCGCAGAAGGCCCGCACGGCCGAGATCGGCAGCAAATGGAACCTGCTCCAGGACAAGCTGCTGCTGACCATGGCATTGTTCCGCACCGAGGTCACCAACGAAATCAACACCACCGTCCTGGACGACCTGGGCAATCCCACCCAGACCGGCGAGAAGCGCGTGCAGGGCATCGAGGTCTCCGCAGTGGGCAAGCTGACCGACAACTGGGCGATCTCGGCCGGATATACCAGCATGGACACCCGCGTGGTCGAAGGCGCCAACACCGCCCAGGACGGCAGCAACAACCTGACCTACACGCCGGGCGATGCCTTCACCGCCTGGAGCACCTACCGGCTGCCCTTCGGCCTGACCCTGGGCGGTGGCGTGCGCTATTCCGGACGGATGCACCGCGGCACCGATGGCGCGGCGGGCACGCCAGAGTTCACCAAGTCCTACACGGTGTGGGACACGGTGGCCACCTACGCGGTCAACGATCACCTGGACCTGCGCCTGAATGGCTACAACGTGTTCGACAAGCGCTATGTGGCGGCGATCAACAAGAGCGGCTATCGCTATACACCCGGTGCGCCGCGCACGGTGATGCTCAGCGCGGACTTCCGCTTCTAAGCGGTGGTCTTGCCGCCGAGATGACACCACCGCACGGGAAGGCGCGCCTTCCCGTGCCTCATTGCAACAAGGTCCACCACGATGCTGCTGCACATTCCCCATGTTCTCGATGCCGGCCAACTCCGGCAGATGCGACAGGCGCTGGCCGCGGCGGACTGGACCGACGGGCGCGAGACCGTCGGCGCGCAGGGCGCGCAGGTCAAGCGCAACGAACAATTGCCCGATGCATCACCGCTGCGCGAGCAGCTGGGGCAGCAGGTGCTCGACGCGGTCGGACGCAACCCCTTGTTCTTCGCCGCCGCGCTGCCGCTGCGCATGCTGCCGCCGCGTTTCAACCGCTATGCCGGCGGGGGCGAATACGGCTTCCACGTGGATGGTGCAATCATGGCCCTGGACCGGCCTGGCCAGGCACGCACGCAGGTGCGCTCGGACCTGTCGTGCACGCTGTTCCTGTGCGAGCCGGACGAATACGACGGTGGCGAACTGGTGGTCAGCGACACCTACGGCGAGCACGAGGTCAAGCTGGCGGCGGGCGACCTGATCCTGTATCCGTCCAGCAGCCTGCACCGGGTCACGCCGGTCACCCGCGGGGCACGGCTGGCGGCGTTCTTCTGGATCCAGTCGATGGTGCGCGACGAAGCGCAGCGTCGCCTGCTGCTGGAGATGGACACCGCCATCCAGACCCTGTCGCGCACCGGCGGCGATGCGCAGGCGGTGCTGCAACTCACCGGCGTCTATCACAACCTGCTGCGTGGCTGGGCCGAGACCTGACCTGTGTGGGCCCGCGCTGCCATCGCGTCAATTGAGACCGATTCTCATTCGTGATGTAATCCAGATCCGTTTCGTCCCGAGCATCCCTCCCCCTTGTCCCAGGCTTCCCCCCCTCTGTCGGCCCAGCAGCGCCGCGGCTTCTGGCTGCGCACGCTGCATCAGTGGCACTGGATCAGTTCGGCGGTGTGCCTGATCGGGATGCTGCTGTTCGCAGCCACCGGCATCACCCTCAACCACGCGGCCAGCATCGAGACCCAGCCGGTCGTGACCCAGCGCACCACCACGGTGCCGGCGGCACTGCTGAAGTCGCTGGGCGATCGTCAGGACGGCAACGCGCCCCTGCCGCGCGTGCTGGCCGACTGGCTGGACAGCGAGCTGGGGACCAGCACGGTGGGACGCAGCGCCGAATGGTCGGCCGACGAGGTGTACCTGTCCCTGCCCCGTCCCGGTGGCGACGCCTGGCTGGCCCTGACCCGTGACACCGGTCAGGTGGAGTACGAATCCACCGACCGCGGCTGGATCTCCTACCTCAACGACCTGCACAAGGGCCGCAACGCCGGAACCGCGTGGAGCTGGTTCATCGACGTGTTCGCCGTGGCCTGCCTGGTGTTTTCGCTCACCGGCCTGCTGCTGTTGCAACTACATGCGCGCCAGCGGCGCCTGACCTGGCCGATGGTCGGCCTGGGCCTGTTGCTGCCGCTGTTGCTGGCGCTGATCTTCATCCACTGATTCGACAAGGACTGGCGTGCCATGACAAAGACCGTTCCGATCACCCTGACCATCGCGTTGAGCGGTGCGCTGGCCCTTCCGGCGTATGCGGCCGAGCTGCAGATCAAGGTGGAGATTCCCACGCTCAACGTCGCCGAGTACCACCGCCCCTATGTGGCCGTATACGTGGAAGGCGCCGACGGCAAGGCAGCCGCCGATCTGGCAGTCTGGTACCAGAACAAGGACACCAAGGAAGGGCATGGCACCAAATGGCTGCCGGACCTGCGCCAGTGGTGGCGCAAGTCCGGGCGTGCGCTGGACCTGCCCGTCGACGGCGTGACCGGCCCGACCCGCCCGGCCGGCGTGCAGACCCTGGACTTCGCCAGCGATGCGCCGCAGCTCAAGGGCCTGACGCCTGGCCAGTACAGCCTGGTGGTGGAGGCCGCGCGCGAGGTCGGTGGACGCGAGCTGCTCAAGATCCCCTTCACCTGGCCGGCGACCGCCGCCCAGGCCGGCAAGGCCCAGGGCAAGACCGAGCTGGGCACGGTGTCGCTGGCGCTCAAGCCCTGAGCTCATCCCTTTTCCGTTCCTGCTTTCCTCTAGGAGTCATCCGCATGAAGCGTCCCCTGATCCTGGCGTTGGCCCTGGCTGCGGCCACGGCCTCGTTCTCTGCCGCCGCACACAAGGTGTGGCTGCTGCCCTCGGGCACCACCTTCGCCGGTGCAGATCCGTGGCTGTCGGTCGATGCGGCGGTGTCCAACGACCTGTTCTACTTCGACCACGTGCCGTTGCGCCTGGACGAACTGTCCATCACCGCCCCGGACGGCAGCACGGTGCAGGCGCAGAACGAGAGCACCGGCAAGTACCGCAGCGTGTTCGATGTCCCGCTCGCGCAGGAGGGCACCTACCGGGTGGCCATCGCCGGCGACGGTCTGTTCGCCACCTGGCAGGACGCTGATGGCAAGCGCAAGCGCTGGCGCGGCGATGCGGCCGGTTTCGCCACCGAAGTCCCCAAGAACGCCAAGAACCTGCAGGTCTCGGAGAACGCGATGCGGGTGGAGACCTTCGCCACCCGCGGTGCGCCCAGCGACACCGCGCTCAAGCCCAGTGGCAAGGGCCTGGAGCTGGTCCCGGTCACCCACCCCAACGACCTCTACGCTGGGGAGGCCGCGACCTTTTCCCTGCAGATCGACGGCAAGCCGGCCGCAGGCCTGGAGGTTTCGGTGATCCGCGGCGATACGCGCTACCGCAACGCCCAGGAAGAAATGAAACTCACCACCGACGCACAGGGCCGCTTCACGGTGACCTGGCCGCAGGCAGGCATGTACTGGCTCAACGCCAGCAGTGAGGACGACAAGCCGTCCCTGAAGCAGGCCAGCCGACGTCGGCTCAACTACGTGGCCACCCTGGAAGTGCTGCCGCAGTAGAACCGCACCGCGCATGCCTGCCATCTGCTCCCCCCACGCGCCCGTCTCGATGCCCGCCGTGCCTGCCGATGTCCGTCCCCGGGAACTGGTCCGGCTAGGGGGCCACACCATGGGCACGACCTGGTCGGTGCGCGTGGCCGTGCCGGTGGGACATGACCTGCACGCGCTGCATGCGGCGCTGCAGGTGCCGCTGGACCGGGTCATCGCGCAGATGAGCACCTGGGTTTCCGACTCGGACCTGTGTCGCTTCAATCGCGCCGCGCCGGGCACCTGGCACCCGCTACCGGACGAATTCGCCAAGGTCATGCGCTGTGCGCTGCGCATCGCGCAGGCCACGGACGGCGTGTTCGATCCCACCTGCGGGGCGCTGGTACAGGCCTGGGGGTTCGGCGCCGGTGGCGGCACGCCAGGCGTGCCGTCGCAGGCACGCCTGGCCGCCGCGCGCGCCCGGCCCGGCTGGCGACAACTGGCCTGGCAGACAGACGAGCAGGACATCCTGCTGCAACCCGGCGACGTGCAGCTCGACCTGTCGGCCATCGCCAAGGGCTATGCGGTGGACCTGGTGCTGGACACGTTGCAAGCCCGCGGCCTGCCCGATGCGCTGGTCGAGGTCGGCGGCGAACTGGCCGGCCGCGGTCGCAAGCCCGATGGCACGCCGTGGCGCGTGCTGGTGGAAACCGGCAGTGACGAGGACGCCTTGCTACCGCCGCGCGTGCTGGCCCTCGACCACGCCGCGGTCGCCACGTCTGGCGATCGCTGGCATCGCTTCGATCAGGCAGGCAGGCGCTACGCACACACGCTCGACCCGCGCCGCGGCCATCCCGTCGAGCACACAGCCGCGGCCGTCACCGTGCTCGGCAAGAGCGCCATGGAAGCCGACGCGTGGGCCACCGCGCTGACCGTGATGGGCCCGGAGGCCGGCCTGGCCTTCGCCCGGGCGCACGGGCTGGCCGCGCGTTTTGTGGTCCGCGGCCGGCAAGGGGTGGAAGAACACCTGAGTCCGGGTTTCGAAGCGGCGCTGGCCCCGTGACCCCGGCCGCGCGCGCCTCCGGCCCGTGGGCGGCGCTGGGCAATGGATTGGTCCTGCTCCTGCTCGTCGCCCTGGCCGTGGCCTTGTCGCGCTGGCAACCCGGTGCATGGTGGCAAGGACCGCCGCCGCCGAGCCGTTGGGCCTGGGCAGCGCTGGGCCTGGCGGCGTATGCCGCCTTTGCCGGCTGGACGCTCTGGCGCACGCGCCGTGCGCCACTGCCGCAGGCCGACACCATCGACGCGCAGACGCTGCTGCTCGTCCATGCCAGCCAGACCGGCTTCGCCCTGCAACTGGCCGAGCGCAGTGCGCAGGCGCTGCGCTCGGCCGGCCTGGATGTGCATGTGCAGCCGTTGTCAGTCGTGGACGCCGCAAGCCTGGGCCGCTATCGCCGTACGCTGTTCGTGGTCAGCACCACTGGAGAAGGCGACCCGCCTGACCCGGCCCTGCGCTTCGTGCGCGAGGTCATGGGCACGCAGGTGCCAATGCCGCACCTGGCGTACGCCGTCCTGGCGCTCGGCGATGCCAGCTATGCGCAGTATTGCGGCTTCGGACGGCAGCTGGACCAGTGGCTGCGGGCGCAGGGCGCGACCCCGCTGTTCGACCGGGTCGAGGTCGACAACGCCGATGACGGCGCCCTGCGCCATTGGCAACACCATCTGGCGCGGCTGTCCGGCAGCGAGGAACCCGCCGACTGGCTTGCCCCCCGCTATGGCGCCTGGACGCTGTCGGCGCGCACGCATCTCAATCCGGGCAGCCTGGGCGGCGCGGTGCACCACGTGGCGCTGCGCGCCGAAGGCCCGTGCCCCGACTGGCAGGCCGGCGACCTGGTGGAACTGGGACCCGAGCACCCGGCCGCCGAGGTACAGGCCTGGCTGGGTGCCCATGGCCTGGACGGCACGCAACCCGTCCATGTCGATGGACTCACCGTGCCGCTGGCGCGCGCGCTGGCCCGTCGCCAGCTGCCGGCGCAGCCGCCGACCCGCGTCCCCCAGGCCCTAGTCGAAGCCCTGCCGCTGCTGCCGCACCGCGAATATTCGATCGCCTCTTTGCCCGCCGACGGTGAGGTCCACCTGCTGGTGCGCCGGATGCTGCGGCCCGATGGACGTCCAGGCCTAGCCAATGGCTGGCTATGCGAGTCCGCGCCGCTGGGTGCCACCATCGCGCTACGCCTGCGCGCCAATCCCAATTTCCATGCCCCCGCTCCCGACGTGCCGCTCATCCTGATCGGCAACGGCACGGGCATGGCCGGACTGTTTGCCCTGCTGAAGGCGCGCATCGCCGCAGGCGCCCGGCGCAACTGGCTGCTGTTCGGCGAACGCAGCGCCGCCTGCGACCTGCACTGCGGGCAGGCGCTGCGGGCCTGGCAGGAGGACGGCTGGATCGAACGCCTGGACCTGGCGTTCTCGCGCGACCACGACGCCCCGCACCACTACGTGCAGGACGCGCTGGCGGCCTCCGCGGAGCCCCTGAAGGCCTGGCTGGACGCGGGCGCGTGCGTGATGGTCTGCGGCAGCCTCAAGGGCATGGCGCCGGCGATCGATGCCTGCCTGGAACGCCTGATCGGGGCGGATGGCAGGCAGGCGCTGATCGAACAGGGACGCTACCGGCGCGACGTCTACTGATCCGCAGGAAATTCACCCACACGCGGCCGATCTGTCACAGGCAAACGGCTGGTCGCTTCACCCGCCGGCCGAGACCGCCCCGGGACCACTCCGACGCCAACTGCAGGCGCGTGCCCAGCCCATGCGTGGGCGCGTCCAGGATGCGGGCCGCCGCGCAGCGCTCGCCGCCATGCGCCTGCCTCAGGCGGGCGTGCTGAACTTGATCGCGATCAGTTCCCCGCCCCCTTCCAGGGCATAGCGCACCCGGCCCGGCGTGCCGTACAGCAGCGCGGTGTCACCCGCCCACAGCGGTGGGAGGCCTGAGGCGGCATCGAAGCGCGCCTGGCCGGCCAGCAGGTGGATCGCCCAGTGCGTGCACGCATCGGCGAAGAAGAACATCGACCCGACCAGTGGCCGCAGCAGCAATTCGGCATCCACCGCTTCGGGGCGCCACATCAGGTTGAAGTCGTGCGTCGGCCCATCCACCAGTTCACCCCGCAATGGGCGCGCCCCACTGAAGCGATGGCGGTCGTGCGGAGGCAGCAATGCGACCTGCTCGCCATCGTCAAAGCACAGGCGCACGCCGTTGCCGTGCAACAGGACCAACTCGCGTTCGACACCGGGGAAGGCCGAAAATCCGGCATCCCGCTCGATCTCGGCGATGGACAGGCGCCAGTCCCAGGCCTCACCCGGATGCGAGGCGGCGATCTGCCGCGTCCAGCCCTGGCCGTTGCGCCAGCGCTCGCGACGGTATTCGTTGGCAGGGATCACCCGTGTGACCTGCGCGGGAAACGGCGTCTGGATCATGCCTGCCAGTGTAACGACGGTCCACAAACGCAGAACCGCCCGGGTGCGTGCGGCGCACCCGGGCGGCGTACTTCCCTGTCGGCATCCAGCCTGTCTTCCGGCATCCAGCCTCCCCTCTTCCGCCATCCAGCCGGTGGCGTCGAGGTCCTACTTCCCTGTCGGCATCCCTGCCCTGTCAATCAGGCGTCCTGCCCCATGCAGGGTGACGTCGGTGCATCCTGCTCCCGCCACCCTTGACTCGTCCGTGGATCAGCGGCGCGCCACCGGCTTGGCCGGGGCTGCCGTGGCAGCAGCGGCCGGACGCTTGGGCGCCGCGGCCGAACGACCCACTTCAATGCGATCACGGTTCTTTTCCACGGTCTTCAGACCGATGCCCTTGACCATGGCCAGTTCCTCGGCGCTCTTGAACGGGCCGTTGGTCTTGCGGTAATCGACGATGGCCTGCGCCTTGCTCGTGCCGACGTTGACCAGGACGGCATCCAGCGTGGCCGCATCGGCGGTATTGATATTGACGCGGTCGGCTGCCTGCGCGGCGGTGGCCAGCAGCAGGGACAGCAACAGC is part of the Pseudoxanthomonas sp. JBR18 genome and encodes:
- a CDS encoding cysteine desulfurase, with the protein product MQQPAAATTAQSRAPDWNRIRLDFPLLTRAVNDKPLIYFDNANTSQKPVEVIAAVDGFYRRQNANVSRAVHALGTEATDAYEGARKTLARFMSVRADELVLCSGTTFAINLVAYSWALPNLKEGDVILVSRMEHHANIVPWQLIAQRTGARLEVAEILPDGSLDLDALYKAMTPQVKLLAVAHVSNVLGTVNPVREICRAARKAGIVTVVDGSQAAPHMALDVAAIGCDFYAMTGHKVCGPTGTGALWARRELLDAMPPFIGGGEMIKEVSFERTTFNEVPHKFEAGTPNIAGFVGLGAALDYLGAIGMDAIRAREAELLAHLTEELQRIDGLRIFGTAPDKAAVVSFLIDGAHAHDLATLLDLDGVAVRSGQHCAHPLLQYFGVAATLRASLAFYNTHEEIEGFVAALKKARTLLG
- a CDS encoding GNAT family N-acetyltransferase → MHTLTFRDATVADIDAITALVTSAYRGEASRVGWTTEADLLDGNRIDREVLAHDLTRPDSRVLLAHRDGALVACVHVAREDGAGYFGMFSVRPELQGAGIGKDVMIEAERVAREEFGVDRMRMTVIDVRESLIAFYERRGYVRTGTFKPFPYGDARFGTPLRDDLRFEVLEKSLA
- a CDS encoding non-heme iron oxygenase ferredoxin subunit, coding for MSETWTFVCSTEELLPGEMRSTFDEVTGTPIVVFNLDGDLYALEDRCSHAEFELSAAGTFDAEAGSVECVLHGARFDIRDGAPLCAPAYAPVPKFPVKVEHDGVWSRDDRD
- a CDS encoding catecholate siderophore receptor Fiu, whose protein sequence is MSQIRSRKHAPDARPLAAATLFTSLALCLPAAAAEAPLPAEAARDTQTQRADATTLREVQVTASKVKDYAARNVSSPKFTQPILDTPQTLQVITNDLFTEQGATTLTEALRNSPGVGTFYAGENGSTTTGDAIYMRGFDTSNSIFVDGIRDLGSISRDVFNTEQIEVEKGPAGTDTGRSAPTGSINLVTKEAFLRNAAAGTVTGGIDGQRRVTGDTNLVLDDASGTALRLNGLWQDSDVPGRDKVVNKRWGFAPSLVTGLGSDTRMILNLLYVKQDNIPDGGVPTIGLPGWEPQAGLEQLAGHPVDPENFYGTRADHDDVTAQMATFRFEHDFSDTLKLTNTARWGKTRQDYLLTAFMTTGGATGNVQYGDADDLSSYTVNRSLPTFKDQKNTILTDQLNLRADFTTGAVVHNLSTGLEFTREEQDQRGQAVTNGSSWTAANLYDPDWNTTGLTWEHNGADSQGKTTTSSLYVFDTLKFGERFLLTAGLRADHYRTEFDSLAVCGGRRGPDCGDAPTGTVVPSADAKASDTLVNWKLGGVYKVGNVVSLYANYALSQQPPGGSSFQLSSSASSADNPNLDPQKARTAEIGSKWNLLQDKLLLTMALFRTEVTNEINTTVLDDLGNPTQTGEKRVQGIEVSAVGKLTDNWAISAGYTSMDTRVVEGANTAQDGSNNLTYTPGDAFTAWSTYRLPFGLTLGGGVRYSGRMHRGTDGAAGTPEFTKSYTVWDTVATYAVNDHLDLRLNGYNVFDKRYVAAINKSGYRYTPGAPRTVMLSADFRF
- a CDS encoding Fe2+-dependent dioxygenase, producing the protein MLLHIPHVLDAGQLRQMRQALAAADWTDGRETVGAQGAQVKRNEQLPDASPLREQLGQQVLDAVGRNPLFFAAALPLRMLPPRFNRYAGGGEYGFHVDGAIMALDRPGQARTQVRSDLSCTLFLCEPDEYDGGELVVSDTYGEHEVKLAAGDLILYPSSSLHRVTPVTRGARLAAFFWIQSMVRDEAQRRLLLEMDTAIQTLSRTGGDAQAVLQLTGVYHNLLRGWAET
- a CDS encoding PepSY-associated TM helix domain-containing protein; translated protein: MSQASPPLSAQQRRGFWLRTLHQWHWISSAVCLIGMLLFAATGITLNHAASIETQPVVTQRTTTVPAALLKSLGDRQDGNAPLPRVLADWLDSELGTSTVGRSAEWSADEVYLSLPRPGGDAWLALTRDTGQVEYESTDRGWISYLNDLHKGRNAGTAWSWFIDVFAVACLVFSLTGLLLLQLHARQRRLTWPMVGLGLLLPLLLALIFIH
- a CDS encoding DUF2271 domain-containing protein; translated protein: MTKTVPITLTIALSGALALPAYAAELQIKVEIPTLNVAEYHRPYVAVYVEGADGKAAADLAVWYQNKDTKEGHGTKWLPDLRQWWRKSGRALDLPVDGVTGPTRPAGVQTLDFASDAPQLKGLTPGQYSLVVEAAREVGGRELLKIPFTWPATAAQAGKAQGKTELGTVSLALKP
- a CDS encoding DUF4198 domain-containing protein, translating into MKRPLILALALAAATASFSAAAHKVWLLPSGTTFAGADPWLSVDAAVSNDLFYFDHVPLRLDELSITAPDGSTVQAQNESTGKYRSVFDVPLAQEGTYRVAIAGDGLFATWQDADGKRKRWRGDAAGFATEVPKNAKNLQVSENAMRVETFATRGAPSDTALKPSGKGLELVPVTHPNDLYAGEAATFSLQIDGKPAAGLEVSVIRGDTRYRNAQEEMKLTTDAQGRFTVTWPQAGMYWLNASSEDDKPSLKQASRRRLNYVATLEVLPQ
- a CDS encoding FAD:protein FMN transferase, which gives rise to MPAVPADVRPRELVRLGGHTMGTTWSVRVAVPVGHDLHALHAALQVPLDRVIAQMSTWVSDSDLCRFNRAAPGTWHPLPDEFAKVMRCALRIAQATDGVFDPTCGALVQAWGFGAGGGTPGVPSQARLAAARARPGWRQLAWQTDEQDILLQPGDVQLDLSAIAKGYAVDLVLDTLQARGLPDALVEVGGELAGRGRKPDGTPWRVLVETGSDEDALLPPRVLALDHAAVATSGDRWHRFDQAGRRYAHTLDPRRGHPVEHTAAAVTVLGKSAMEADAWATALTVMGPEAGLAFARAHGLAARFVVRGRQGVEEHLSPGFEAALAP
- a CDS encoding sulfite reductase flavoprotein subunit alpha — translated: MTPAARASGPWAALGNGLVLLLLVALAVALSRWQPGAWWQGPPPPSRWAWAALGLAAYAAFAGWTLWRTRRAPLPQADTIDAQTLLLVHASQTGFALQLAERSAQALRSAGLDVHVQPLSVVDAASLGRYRRTLFVVSTTGEGDPPDPALRFVREVMGTQVPMPHLAYAVLALGDASYAQYCGFGRQLDQWLRAQGATPLFDRVEVDNADDGALRHWQHHLARLSGSEEPADWLAPRYGAWTLSARTHLNPGSLGGAVHHVALRAEGPCPDWQAGDLVELGPEHPAAEVQAWLGAHGLDGTQPVHVDGLTVPLARALARRQLPAQPPTRVPQALVEALPLLPHREYSIASLPADGEVHLLVRRMLRPDGRPGLANGWLCESAPLGATIALRLRANPNFHAPAPDVPLILIGNGTGMAGLFALLKARIAAGARRNWLLFGERSAACDLHCGQALRAWQEDGWIERLDLAFSRDHDAPHHYVQDALAASAEPLKAWLDAGACVMVCGSLKGMAPAIDACLERLIGADGRQALIEQGRYRRDVY